Within Deltaproteobacteria bacterium, the genomic segment TGAATACGCTACCGCCCTTCTATTTTTAATGAGGATTATAATAAGATATAACCTGCAGTTTATGATTCTGCAGATAAAATACAAAGCAAAGCATGTTTATTTAATGAACAAAATAACAGGATATCCTGCTGCTGTCAAGGAAATGACGAAGTCATTTGCTTGCAAACAGTAGTTTGTCAAGACAAACACCAGAGGTGTTTGCTTGCAACTGCCAGAGGCAGTTGTCAAGACAAAATCGAGGATTTTGCTTGCAAACAGTAGTTTGTCAAGACAAACACCAGAGGTGTTTGCTTGCAACTGCCAGAGGCAGTTGTCAAGACAAAATCGAGGATTTTGCTTGCAAACAGTAGTTTGTCAAGACAAACACCAGAGGTGTTTGCTTGCAACTGCCAGAGGCAGTTGTCAAGACAAAATCGAAGATTTTGCTTGCAAACAGTAGTTTGTCAAGACAAAGCAACTTCTTTTTCTTCAACAAGGGTAGTAAAAGAGTTTATTATAAATTTTTTGGCATCCAAAATTTCTAAGAGAACAGGTTCTCCCTCTTTCGTGAAGTGGACGATTATCTGTCCTTCTTTTTTAGCATAATCAATTGGTTTATCCGACAACTCAACAAGAAGTGCATCTACATCCTTACTGTATCTAACTTTTCTCATACCTTTCCCTCCTTGCAGGATAAAAAGTTATTATTAAAACATCTTCTTTCCGTCTTTCGTAGATAACGCGAAGTATATGTTCCTCATCTAATTTCTTCTGTGCAATGTACCTACCTTTATATCCAGAGATAATTTTATCAGGATTGGTAACCGCATCTCTAATAAAACTTTCTTTTATTATCATACTGTGCCTTCTTAATATTTCAATCTTCAATAACGCATGTTGGCTAAATATTACATCTCTCACTTTACTTTTACTCCCCCCCTCATCGATACTTAATTCAAACTTCTTTTTCACCCACAAATTCCAATGCTTTATTTAATATCCTTTCACTTATTCTAAAATTTATATTTTCCATTATGTTCAGTATTAAAGGTCTAACTTCCTTAATTATTTGCTTCTTTTTAGCAAGCATTAAAATGCCCAGAGTGCCAATTACTTTTAGTCCCTGTTTATCAGCTATTTTTCTTGCTTGCTTGTCATCTATTATTACTCTATCTATACCTTGTTCAATCGCTAATGCGATAGCCTCGCTTTCACCACAATCAAGATGCATCCTGAGTAACCTTACAAGGTTTTTATCTTTTACTTGCTCAATTTGAAAAAATTTTGAAGTCTCTGA encodes:
- a CDS encoding DUF2283 domain-containing protein, which produces MRKVRYSKDVDALLVELSDKPIDYAKKEGQIIVHFTKEGEPVLLEILDAKKFIINSFTTLVEEKEVALS
- a CDS encoding DUF4258 domain-containing protein, yielding MDEGGSKSKVRDVIFSQHALLKIEILRRHSMIIKESFIRDAVTNPDKIISGYKGRYIAQKKLDEEHILRVIYERRKEDVLIITFYPARRERYEKS
- a CDS encoding DUF3368 domain-containing protein, with amino-acid sequence MMVVCNSSPLIALLSIKRLDILNKLFKKVIIPEAVYKEVFKAKSISETSKFFQIEQVKDKNLVRLLRMHLDCGESEAIALAIEQGIDRVIIDDKQARKIADKQGLKVIGTLGILMLAKKKQIIKEVRPLILNIMENINFRISERILNKALEFVGEKEV